The following coding sequences lie in one Actinomycetota bacterium genomic window:
- the tilS gene encoding tRNA lysidine(34) synthetase TilS, with protein MTRTIREHDMFRPGETVLVSVSGGPDSVCLLYSLWYLRRLFKIQLHVFHFDHQLRRDSASDAQYVRRLAERLGLPFHARAAEDRPGKGMSVEAWATVRRTNSANEVRKSIGASVTAEGHILDDQAETVLLNLIRGTGLEGLSGIWPGGYEHGHSALAEPLLDVERTDVEAFCTSLHLRPRRDPTNKDTRLLRNAIRLKVIPDMERATGRNVKAPIARSAALLRESRMELSRTAVEAFSRVVSGSRDAVRVDADALVTLPDAVASRVIRLAVYNILALEDATAPWTREAIAAVLDLARGRPGRSRDLPSGLKARREREYVSLSRTSPESRV; from the coding sequence GTGACGAGGACGATTCGCGAGCACGACATGTTCCGCCCCGGCGAGACTGTTCTCGTCAGCGTCTCGGGCGGCCCGGATTCCGTCTGCCTCCTGTACTCGCTCTGGTACCTGCGCCGGTTGTTCAAGATCCAGCTCCACGTCTTCCATTTCGACCACCAGCTTCGCCGAGACTCGGCGAGTGATGCCCAGTACGTTCGCCGACTTGCGGAGCGGCTCGGTCTCCCGTTCCACGCGCGCGCGGCGGAGGACCGGCCGGGGAAAGGCATGTCGGTCGAAGCCTGGGCGACCGTTCGCCGGACGAACTCGGCGAACGAGGTTCGGAAGTCGATCGGTGCGTCCGTGACTGCCGAAGGCCACATCCTCGACGACCAGGCGGAGACGGTCCTTCTGAACCTGATTCGCGGTACGGGCCTCGAGGGGCTCAGCGGCATCTGGCCAGGGGGATACGAACACGGACACTCCGCTCTGGCGGAGCCGCTCCTCGATGTGGAGCGCACCGACGTCGAGGCGTTCTGCACATCTCTCCACCTCCGCCCTCGGCGCGATCCGACCAACAAGGACACGCGCCTTCTGCGGAACGCGATCCGGCTGAAGGTGATCCCGGATATGGAACGAGCAACGGGACGCAACGTGAAGGCGCCCATCGCCCGTTCGGCGGCGCTGCTGCGCGAGTCGCGGATGGAGCTCTCGCGCACGGCCGTGGAAGCGTTTTCGAGAGTTGTGAGCGGCTCCCGCGACGCCGTCCGCGTCGACGCCGATGCACTCGTCACGCTGCCGGATGCGGTCGCCTCGCGAGTGATCCGGCTCGCCGTCTACAACATCTTGGCGCTCGAGGACGCAACGGCGCCGTGGACGAGGGAGGCGATCGCCGCAGTTCTCGACCTCGCGCGAGGACGACCCG
- a CDS encoding zinc-dependent metalloprotease, with amino-acid sequence MDTAVDWSMGSRATDLIDWGTAAETGRRVGGPGPRTPAVERARLREDLSELVPYAESLIGDFTGLRARGSRPRAWVMSRSEWVGANLNTLQRLLEPLASKLLPNGARRSEFRRKAFGAQIGALLGYISRKVLGQYDVFLPPDDEGLIYFVGPNVVDAERRFALPPRDFRLWIAVHEATHRAQFGANEWLKPYLKRQIDAYIDTVQVDSREVMAQIRRAADEIRAGADWRGANAILLLMNDAQRELFAKMQAFMSLLEGHASFVMNRVAAGQVQDIDRMRRALKERRRAGGMERGFQRAIGFETKIAQYNTGERFVRAVVDSAGMDGFNRIWEREEHLPTLEEIAEPARWVSRVARS; translated from the coding sequence ATGGACACCGCAGTCGATTGGTCGATGGGTTCCCGCGCAACGGATCTCATCGATTGGGGCACCGCCGCCGAGACCGGCCGGCGTGTGGGCGGCCCCGGTCCACGAACACCTGCGGTGGAGCGAGCGCGACTGCGGGAAGACCTTTCCGAGCTCGTTCCGTATGCCGAGTCGCTGATCGGCGACTTCACCGGCCTTCGGGCGCGCGGCTCGCGCCCCCGCGCGTGGGTGATGTCTCGTTCCGAGTGGGTCGGTGCGAACCTGAACACACTCCAACGTCTGCTCGAGCCGCTCGCGAGCAAGTTGCTGCCGAATGGTGCGCGTCGCTCGGAGTTCCGCCGCAAAGCATTCGGCGCGCAGATCGGCGCGCTGCTCGGCTACATCTCGCGCAAGGTGCTCGGTCAGTACGACGTATTCCTTCCGCCGGACGACGAGGGCTTGATCTACTTCGTCGGGCCCAACGTCGTCGATGCGGAGCGTCGCTTCGCGCTCCCGCCGCGCGACTTTCGGTTGTGGATTGCGGTGCACGAGGCAACGCACCGCGCGCAGTTCGGCGCGAACGAGTGGCTCAAGCCGTACCTCAAGCGGCAGATCGACGCGTACATCGATACGGTGCAGGTCGACTCGCGCGAGGTGATGGCGCAGATCCGCCGCGCCGCCGATGAGATTCGCGCGGGCGCCGATTGGCGAGGAGCGAACGCCATCCTTCTCTTGATGAACGACGCCCAACGCGAGCTGTTCGCCAAGATGCAAGCGTTCATGTCGCTCCTCGAGGGCCACGCGTCGTTCGTCATGAACCGCGTGGCGGCGGGTCAGGTGCAGGACATCGATCGGATGCGCAGAGCGCTCAAGGAACGGCGGCGAGCTGGTGGGATGGAGCGCGGCTTTCAGCGAGCGATCGGGTTCGAGACGAAGATCGCGCAATACAACACGGGTGAGCGGTTCGTCCGTGCGGTCGTCGACAGTGCCGGCATGGATGGTTTCAACCGCATCTGGGAACGCGAGGAGCACCTCCCCACGCTCGAAGAGATCGCGGAGCCGGCGCGCTGGGTGTCACGCGTCGCAAGGTCGTGA
- a CDS encoding AarF/UbiB family protein, with protein MAGGNGSRVTATERVGRVMVATDRSETADRAVRWAAALASRYDAELLLLQVILPSNPGSTEGGQAEATRATFAAETLRQFASELAGPRGRARIVMDDDPARAILRVAEEDGVDTLVVGNAGMSGRKEFLLGNVPNRISHNARCTVIIVNTSLLDSDGKQRTAAMPGTAHAGRLAPESEEIEPRLMGRAARIASVMAKHGLKELFKRADPDTQANRRRQAGRIRSAMEELGPTFAKLGQILSTRPDLLPSEFIEELATLQDNVPPLSEAQVVRVMEEELGVPWEDVFESIEPTPMAAGTIAQVHRATLADGSRVVVKVQRPTAHEDIMQDLALLQLFAEKTENRPAFRQVIDMPAVFEHLSESLQRELDFRQEAGNIDRMREVLEPYSRLDVPAVHHDLSSARLLVMQEIQGGSIRTAPDGPERTEAARQLLESYYAQILTEGFFHADPHPGNLMWWNDKIYFLDFGMVGQIGPEIRENLMLLLMAFWQEDVQFLTDVTLMLAGGADRGDLDVRVFQEELGGVMAKYRNVSLREIQLGPILQEITEISIRHNVPLPASLALTGKAMAQMQLATAELDPDIDPFEVAGAYLMRGVTRRMRDRMDPKKLFYEAQKVKVRISRIAEAFERLAGARPGPKLQVNFTAERLEDTVRRVGRRLSTGIIAGAALLGAAITAASQRVADWVPVTLSVVAAGFTLFLIADLIRGRREKRM; from the coding sequence ATGGCTGGGGGGAACGGGAGCCGCGTAACGGCAACCGAGCGCGTCGGGCGGGTGATGGTCGCGACCGACCGTTCGGAGACGGCAGATCGCGCGGTCAGGTGGGCGGCTGCGCTCGCCAGTCGCTACGACGCCGAGCTCCTCCTCCTCCAGGTGATCCTCCCATCGAACCCGGGGTCTACCGAGGGCGGTCAAGCCGAAGCGACCCGAGCGACGTTCGCCGCCGAGACGCTAAGGCAGTTCGCGAGCGAGCTCGCCGGTCCCCGAGGTCGAGCGCGAATCGTCATGGATGACGACCCCGCACGCGCGATCCTCCGCGTAGCTGAAGAGGACGGCGTGGACACGCTGGTCGTCGGCAACGCAGGCATGAGCGGACGCAAGGAGTTCCTGCTCGGCAACGTGCCGAACCGCATCAGCCACAACGCGCGGTGCACGGTGATCATCGTCAACACCTCGCTCCTCGACAGCGACGGCAAGCAGCGCACCGCCGCAATGCCGGGGACCGCGCACGCCGGACGCCTCGCGCCCGAGTCCGAGGAGATCGAACCGCGACTAATGGGACGGGCGGCGCGGATCGCGTCGGTGATGGCGAAGCACGGCCTGAAGGAACTGTTCAAGCGGGCGGATCCCGACACGCAAGCGAACCGCCGGCGGCAGGCCGGACGGATCCGCTCGGCGATGGAAGAGCTCGGTCCGACGTTCGCCAAGCTCGGACAGATCCTGTCGACGCGACCAGACCTGCTGCCGTCGGAGTTCATCGAAGAGCTGGCGACGCTGCAGGACAACGTTCCCCCGCTCTCCGAGGCACAGGTCGTTCGGGTCATGGAGGAGGAGCTCGGGGTGCCGTGGGAGGACGTGTTCGAGTCGATCGAACCGACGCCCATGGCCGCCGGAACGATCGCCCAAGTGCACCGTGCGACGCTCGCGGACGGAAGCCGGGTCGTGGTGAAGGTGCAGCGCCCCACGGCACACGAAGACATCATGCAGGACCTCGCGCTCCTCCAGCTGTTCGCCGAGAAGACCGAGAACCGACCCGCGTTCCGTCAGGTGATCGACATGCCGGCGGTGTTCGAGCACCTTTCGGAGTCGCTCCAGCGCGAGCTGGACTTCCGCCAAGAAGCCGGAAACATCGATCGGATGCGTGAGGTGCTCGAGCCGTACTCACGCCTCGACGTTCCCGCCGTCCACCACGATCTGTCGTCGGCGCGACTGCTGGTGATGCAAGAGATCCAGGGCGGGTCGATTCGAACGGCGCCGGACGGGCCGGAGCGCACCGAGGCCGCGCGTCAGCTGCTCGAGTCCTACTACGCGCAGATCCTGACCGAGGGGTTCTTCCATGCGGATCCGCATCCCGGCAACCTCATGTGGTGGAACGACAAGATCTACTTCCTCGACTTCGGGATGGTTGGACAGATCGGCCCGGAGATCCGCGAGAACCTCATGCTCCTGTTGATGGCGTTCTGGCAGGAGGACGTTCAGTTCCTCACCGACGTCACGCTGATGCTGGCGGGCGGCGCCGACCGCGGTGATCTCGACGTGCGCGTCTTCCAGGAGGAGCTCGGCGGCGTAATGGCGAAGTACAGGAACGTCTCGCTGCGCGAGATCCAGCTCGGACCGATCCTGCAAGAGATCACGGAGATCTCGATCCGCCACAACGTTCCGCTGCCGGCCTCGCTCGCGCTCACCGGGAAGGCGATGGCGCAGATGCAGCTCGCGACGGCTGAGCTCGATCCAGACATCGATCCGTTCGAGGTCGCCGGGGCATACCTGATGCGCGGCGTCACGCGGCGGATGCGCGATCGGATGGACCCGAAGAAGCTGTTCTACGAGGCGCAGAAGGTGAAGGTGCGGATCTCGCGTATCGCCGAGGCGTTCGAGCGGCTCGCCGGCGCGAGGCCGGGACCCAAGCTGCAGGTGAACTTCACGGCCGAACGGCTGGAGGACACGGTTCGTCGCGTCGGTCGCCGGCTGTCGACGGGCATCATCGCCGGCGCCGCGCTGCTCGGGGCGGCGATCACTGCGGCGTCGCAGCGTGTGGCCGACTGGGTTCCGGTCACGCTGTCGGTCGTCGCGGCGGGGTTCACGCTCTTCCTGATCGCCGACCTGATCCGGGGACGGCGCGAGAAACGCATGTAG